The window ttgcaaaaccttgtgtttcaaatttctccctttccccctcactccctcccctagatggcaaataatccaatatttgctaaacatattaaaaatgttatatctaatatatgtatacatatttatacaattatcttgctgcacaagaaaaatcagatcaaaaaggaaaaaaaataaaaaaaaatgcaagcaaacaacaacaacaaaaagagtgaaaatgctatgttgtaataaATGGCTCtcttatcacaagatcattggaacaggcctgaattatctcattattgaaaagagccacatccatcagaattgatcattgtataatcttcttgttgccatgtacaatgttctcttggttctactcatttcacttagcatcagtttaagtaagtctctccaggcctctctgaaatcatcctgctggtcatttcttacagaacaataatattcacattcatataccataatttattcagctattttccaactgatggacatctattcagtttccagtttcttgccactacaaagggggctaccacaaacatttttgcacatgtgggttcctttccctcctttaagatctctttgggatataggccctataaaaacattgctggatcaaaaggaatTCACAGTTGGATAGCTCTttagcatagtttcaaattgttctccagaatggttggatcagttcataactccaccagtaatatattaatgttccagtttccccatattccctccaacattcatcattatcttctcctctcatattagtcaatctgagaggtatgaagtgatatttcagagttgcatttctctgatcaatagtaatttagagcaccttttcatatggctagaaatggtttcaattttttcatttgaaaattgcctgttcatatcctttgaccatttatcaattggagaatggcttgaattcttataaatttgagtcaattctctatatattttagaaatgaggcctttatcagcacccttgaatgtaaaaatttttttccagtttgcttctcttctaaacttgtctgcattggttttgtttatacaaaaactttttgacttaatataatcaaaattatctattttgttttcaacaAAATAGAtgcagttcttctttggccatagaTTCCTTCCTTGTCTACAgatctgaggggtaaactatcctttgttcttctaatttgcttattaacATCACTATGTcttaagtcatgaacccatttcaaccttatcttggtatatggtgttaggcatgggtcaatgcctactttctgccatactaatttccaattttcccaggagttttagtcaaatagtgagtttttattcccaaagttggggtctttgggtttgtcaaacactagatcactatagttattaactattttgtcctgtgaagctTACCTATTCCACTTattgactactctgtttcttaaccaattccaaatggtttttatgacccctgctttataatatagttttaggtgtggTACAGGTAGGCcgccttcatttgcattttttcattaattctcttgagattcttgactttttgttcttccagatgaactttgttattattttttctagatctgtagaataatttcttgagagtatGGCATagtattgaataagtagattaatttaggtcatattgtcatttttattatattcacttggcctaccctgagcatttgatatttttctactTGATTAGACTTTTGTTGATATGTCAAAATTTCTTtaactattccccagttgatggacctCTCtggaatttccaattcttttccactaCAAAGATAtgcactataaatattttaaaacagtgttcttttccatttttcacaaTCATCTTGGGAACGAGACTTAAGAGTGATTTTGCTGATTCGAGAGGTAGGCAGTTTGATAAGTCTGTGGGCATAATTACAAATATCTCTCCAAAAcagttggatctgttcatagaTCCTCTAACAaagaattagtgtcccaatttttcacaTATACCCTCCAAACAGTTATCACTTTTCCCTTctaccatttttaaaagttttttcccttctatcattttagctaatctgaatCTGATTAagtgtaaaatgatatctcatggttgttttaatttgcatttctctaatcaataataatttagagcattttttcataaggctaggaattgtttttgtttcttcatcagaaaactgcctgttcatattctttgatcatttatcaattggggaatgactcacaTCTTTATagatttgacacagttctttgaGTACTTAAGATGTGAGATATCTGAGaaactatttatatattttccagtttactgctttctttttgatcttggctacatttgtGTTATTTATACATAAACTTTTGaatttaatgcaataaaaattatccattttaatctcacaatactatctcatttattcataaattattcacTATTCATAAGTCTGATAGTTAATGTTTCatattattcaaattttcttataatatattcctttatatctagattctgtatctattttgaccttatcttggtaaatgataTAAGATATATTGGTCTATGtccaatttctgccagactacttTCCAGCTTTCCCAACAATTTCATCAAATAATAGATTATTATCCCCCAAATTTAAGTCTTTACACTTGTCAAACACTGGGAAACTGTATTCATTTGCTGCTATAAATAGCATTATCTACTCTGTTCCACGGAcctacctttttctttcttagccagtaccagatagtttttgacaattactgccttataatatagtttaagatctgatactgctaaatctccttcctttacattttttccattatttctttcttgaccttttgttcttccaaatgagttaggctttttttccctagctccataattttttttggcaattttaatTGACATGGCATTGAATATATggattaatttagataaaattgtcatttcttatattgGCCTTGTctactcatgaacaattaatatttctccatatATTAACACTTGATTTTATTTGGGCACAAAGATTTTTATGGTTTTGTTTACATACATCGTGGGTTTGTTTTGGTAGGTGTATTCCCAGGTATTTTATTCTGTCTAGAATTATTTTAAGTGGGATATCTCTATTCCTGCAGGAACCTGTTGGTAATATGCTGATGAGTTATATGGATTTGCTTTATATCCTGTTAACTTTgctgaaattttatttcaattaattttttaattgagtctttaggattttccaagcattatcattatattatcaGCAAAagataaagttttattttgatttttttcaatttcttttccttctcctattgCAATTGCTAgaatttccaaaataatattgaatatttgTGATAacaggcatccttgtttcacatcTGATTTTATTCGGAGGGtttctagcttattcccattaaAAATAATGGTTAGTGATGGTTTTAAGCAAATGCatcttatttaagaaaaaaatcatttatgtcTATACTTTTGAGTGTTTTAAATAGGTATACGTGTTGCATATTTTCTAAAGCAAATGCTTCTCTGCATCTACTGATAtcattttttttgctatttgtaTTATTGATATaaccaattatgttaatagttttccttatgttaaaaccatccctgcattcctaatataaatcctgcttggtcacaatgtataatctttgtaatatattatagTAATtgcttaaaaagtattttattcagGATTTTTGCTTCCATactaattaatgaaataattttatttctgtttttacttttcctggtttagatgtcagtattatatttgtttcataaaaggaatttggaaggacaACTTCTTTGCTTGTTATtctgaataatttatttaatatttgaattagttggtttttaaatatgtaataaattcacttgtaaatccatttagTCTTGGTGCTTTTTTCTCAGGAAGCTAATTAATGGcctgctcaatttctttttctaaaataggcctattctatttcctcttatgATAATTTGGtccatttgtatttttgtaaatattcttcaatttcctttaagttgttaaatttattggtgtataatttgggaaaataacagatttgatttcattttctttaagtgattttttgtttttaatactagtagtttgattttcttttctttttttctaaatcatagtAACCAGTGGTTTATCTGTTATTGATTTTCATAATACCTACTTCTaatattaattcaaattttttttacattcagttttattaatttcaccTTAAAGTTTTAAGATTTCCaatttactatctttttttttttttttttttttttttggtattcctaGCATATAGCAagagtacctggaacatagtaaaatGTTTGATGATTGATTTTAATTGGTGATTTTTATATGTGAATCTAGTTTAAATATGAGAGATCAAGCCCACTCAGAAAGGATCTAAGTCTTTTTCATATTCCTATCTTATATAGATCAATTATAGGCAATGTGGCATTATGGACAAAACCTGGCCTCAGAGTCAAAATTCACATTCTGCCTCTCACACATACTGAAGTCTAATCCTGAGCAAATCCACTGAACCTCTTATTGCCATaaactctttttttccaaattttttttttcctcagggagGTAATGTGGGTTAAAGGACTTGTTCGGGACTGCACAGCTAGCAATGTGtcttgaggccacatttgaactcagatcttcctcattctagccacagtgctctatccattgagcaaCCTCACTGCCCCAAGCAGCTCTCTGAAGAATGTGAATTGCAGTCCAAGTCCAAGCTGGGCCTGATAATTTGCCATAcctataaaatcacagatctgtaCCCAAAAGACAAGTATTTGCTATATGCCTATTCATAATGTCAAGGCTCCACCTAGCTAATCTACTGAACACATTCCCCATGATCCATcacactggcttccttgctgcCCCTGCAATGTTATGCTCCATTTCTCAACTGGAAACATATTCACTGGCTATCTCGCTCAACTCTTacatctctcttccttcaagcctcagctaaagtcccaccttctgcaagaagcccaGTCCTTTTAGTTCCTTtactctgagattatcttcaatttattccgtatgtatacatatacatgtatatttgtagatacatatacaaaaatgtatatacCGTGTATacacctacatacacacacagatattttccttctatatagttgtttgcatattgtcttcctgGTTAAGATTGTGAGCTCCTCAGGGGCTTTACCTTTATCTTTCCTGTTTGCTTTGCACAGCACTTGGCCAtagtagaggcttaataaatgcttgctgactgactgatacacagagaagtaaatacaaagtaattgggAGTGGGGCAACAATTGGAGGGATCAGAAAAGTTTAATAGAAGCAGCTGTGATTCTAGTAGACCAAGGTGATGAGAGAGAAAGTATTCCCAGCATGGAGACAAGAGATGAAAGATCATAAATGGGATACATCAGGAAGGCCAATTGGgctgaaatataaaaaatgcaTAAGGAAGAGTATTGAGAGATGATTGGTTGGAGCTCAATAGTGAAGCATTTTAAATGTCAATGGAAGAAGTTGGCATTTTATCACAGAAGTAACatgaaattaattattattaattaatattcttGAGTTTGGGAAATTggtatggtcagatctgtgctttaggaaaaagtGTTGGGAAGCTGAAGTAGATAGATTTCATCATGgatacaaaaaaaccaaaaattaaacaaacaaacaacaacaaaaaacaaaaaaacaggagtCATACAGTAGACTAGCCAAGAGTTTGAAAAATCTTCAATTGGGATAATGTGATGTGAGAAAAGGATGGATGTGAAAGGCTGAATCTGTGTCAAACATGGCAACTAATTAGATGTAATGATCCAAACAAGGTGAAGAACTCAAGATTACTAAGCTACAAATCAAAGTGAACAAAAAATGGTGATACCCTTTATCAGAAATAAGGCAGTTGTAGAAGGGATGTGTGTGTAGGGATCATGAATGTCTATTTTGGACTTTTTAAGTTTGAGATACTTAGACTGAAATGTTTGCATTGGAATATGTGTAACAATTCCCCCCAAAACTGTAAAAGCTTGTTAATCTAGTAGctatttttctgaatctttccATTCTGGAACTAGgatatgaagggctttaaaagccaaataataaaGTTTCCATTGATTCTAGGGAGAATGGGGATGAACTTTTTGAGTAGAGGAGTGATTAGGACTTTAGGAATACCATTATGTCTGTGGAGAGAGCTTCAGAAGCTTAAATTTCTGTGGGCAAAGAGAAATGGTCACATTTTAATGTGGCCTTTGCCATGTGCCAATCCCTGTGTTAaactctttacaattattatctcatttgatccttacaaccctGGAAAATGTGTGCTATTatcctccccattttataaatgatcaaaCAGGCAGGCTAAAGTGCAGCGACTTCCCAAGGTCACAGGGCTGGAGACTGCCTGACACTAGGTTTGAAACACTGGGGTTTCTTCCAaattccaggcccagagctcaGGCCCTCATATATGTGCAAAACACGCAGGAAAAAAAGCCGTTTCGGAAGTGGGGCGGACTCAAAGCTAGTGTGAAGGGCAGGGTTCCCCGGCCACAGTGATCGCGCAGGAACGAGGTACCGTACAAACCCAGAGTACAAACCGTACGAGCCAGCCCTGAATTCGGAGCTCACGGTCAAAGTAACGCCCGTTTCCTGGAAGATTTAGCTGATCCATTACTGGCGTCGCCTCCGGCAAGACTGCTACTTCTCACTTTCAAGGGAAGTGCCAAATATCGTCCCAAACAACTAGGCGGTAGTGCACTCCCGGTGCCCTGTGGGACACGCAGAAATATCCCACCGTCGTCTCCTTGGGAACCAAGCATCTCGCGGGGCTCTGCGGCCACCGTACTAAAGGGCGGAATTTCAGGACATTGAAGCACGCCCGTCGCCATGTTGAAAAAGGGCGCTGCTCGGAGACCAGTGAAGAACATTAATATAAGGGCCGTGAAGCCAGTGCGCCGGCAAGTTTCCTGAGGATGCTAAACGACTTCCGGTGCCTCACGTCCGGGCAGCACTCATGTGACCAACCCCCAACGGCTTCTTCGGACTCTAGAACAAGGGTCTCCGGAAGGTCGCTTCCGGTCCCTTAGGCTACCGAGGCGGCTCTGTGCCCCAGAATCTCGGATACCCAAAAGCCAAGGCCCGAGTCCGCCCGGCcgtgaagggaaagggacacgTTAGTCTCCGGGGCGGAGGATGAGCGAGGCCGGGCCGGGGGCGCGGGGCCTCGTGAGCTTCGCCGATGTGGCCGTCTACTTCTCCCCGGAGGAGTGGGGACGGCTGCGCCCCGCGCAGAGGGCCCTCTACAGGGACGTGATGCGGGAGACCTACGGCCACCTGGGCGCGCTGGGTGAGGGGCGCGGCCGCGCGGGGGCGGGCCGGGGGCGTGGCGTAGAGTGGGCGGACCGGGGGCGTGGCTTACCCTCCGCCGTGAGCTTCCGAGTTTGTGTTCCCCTTCCAGGTTTCCCAGGCCCTAAACCTGCTCTCATTTGCTGGATGGATGAAGAGACAGAGGTTTGGGGGCCGGATGCCCGGGATCccgaggaggaaagggagagaggagcgGAACACTTAGGAGGTGAGGTGAAAATCCAGCCTAGGCACCGACATTTTTCCTGGATAAAGCCCATTCCCACCCTCGATTGTCCCATTTCAAGACCCTTTTACTGAGATCTTCCAGGACCAGAACAGTGTTTCTTCTCCACACACCTCTCCTATACCCTTAAAACAATTCAGGTTCACTTGTTCAgtttgtctgactctttgagaccctgttcagggttttcttggcaaagagccTAGAAgggttcattttatatttcattttacaatgaagaaactaaggcaaacagggtaaagtggcTTGCCAAGAGACACACAGTTAGCtccaggctagatttgaactgaatgaatcttcctcactccagacccatcattctatccactgagccagcCTGATGCCCCTTAAGTATTCTAAGGACTGCTATCGTCAATATCCCGATACTTCCTAGTGATTCTAGTGTGTCAGTGAATGACTAGATCATGGTTTGATGAACTATTTCTGTTTCTGAATGTAGGGTCTCCGTGAATCCTAAAATTCCATCACCACAGAAAGTTTACAGTTAGTATAAATATTAACCACAAAAGTCATATTTTAGTATTTACTCATGTCACCTGGCTCTTGTTTTTCAAGGGATTTTTTTATACCACAAATAATGACTTTGGTTTATGGGAGAGAGTTAAAACCCCTGTAGTCCTTCTGAATGTACATTGGCTATATGGTGACTGGGTTTTTTCCTGAAATTCCATAAGAATACCTGCAGATACCAAACTAATAATTCCCTTTAACTGTCCTAAGTATGTGTGTTCCATGTGAATTCTGCCATTCCCCATTTCTCATTTAGATCTATTTCTTGTCATGTTTGAAATGTGTTATTGGACAAAACCTGATAGACCTttaattcttgctttttttctaataggAACCAGGAACAAGCCTGAAAGGTGgaagatagaagggcctggagTCCAGGAACTTGATGAAGCACATCTGAAGAACAATCTTTCAGGTCTGCCAGGCCTTCCCCACGAACAAGGAGATTCTTCCTGCACTGACTGTGGCAAGTCTTTGCATAAACACTCTATCACTGCACTCCACCAATGTAATCCCAACCAGAAGAGGTCGTATATGTGTCCTGATTGTGGACGCCACTTTGCTTATCCCTATTTACTGGTCAGCCACCAGAGAATGCATTCTGGGGAGCGTCCCTATCCTTGTGATCAGTGTGAGGCACGATTCTTCCAAAAGAAGTATCTTGTCCAACACCAGCTAATCCACACAGGTGAGAAGCCCTACACATGCCCTGAATGTGGACGCTGTTTCAGACAGAGAAGGTCCCTAGTCATCCATCAGCGACGTACACACACAGGGGAGAAGCCCTATTCCTGTCCTGACTGCAAGCGACAATTTGTCTATCCTTACCAACTAGCTACTCACCGTCGCACTCACACAGGGGAGAAGCCATACTCCTGTGCAGAGTGTGGTTGCCGCTTCACATATTCCTCCTTACTGATAAGCCACAGGCGTATTCACTCTGATGAAAGACCCTTTCCCTGCCCGGAGTGTGGGAAGCGGTTCAAACGGAAGTATGCCCTTGAAGCACACCAGTGGATCCATCGTTCTGGCACTGAGATTTGGAGAAGCATGCCATCAGCAAGACAGTCAGCAGCAGAATCCTCTGACCAAGGTGCCCGGGATCCCCCTGTACATTGCCGTTATTATCCAGATATATTCCAGGAGTGTGGGTGAAGGAATCTGGGAGAGATGTGAAGAAGCTCATACCTGACGGCTGTATCTTCTATATAAAGTATGAGGTCAGGCCACCATGTGTTGGGAGGGCAGTGATAAGAACTGAGGGTCTAAAGAGATAGGAGGTCTGGTAGAACTTCTCTAGGGAGTGTTATGGAAACAGAAGGAGACAAAGTAAAGAACTAATGATTTCCATTGGGAGTTTTAAGTGAGACAGCTGATCAAAACAGATCTATTTCTGCTGGATTTAGGTTGAAACTCCAGCCTTTCTTGGTAACCTGCTCACTTTGCCAGTGTTTTGGGGACCAAGAAGGGAGTTAAGTATGGGTTCTGCCCCCTAGGGTTCTCAGTGTAAGACCAAAAGAAGAAAGCAACACTTCCTCCCCTACAATTTCTCCAAAACTGTTCATaggtttggttttcttttataagGTTTTGCTTTATGAAATACCTTATAGATGTTATCCCACTCATACAAGGAATGCTCCATTGCCAATTAGTCCATTAGATGATCCGTGCACTCATTCAACCAATTAAATAGATTGTCTCTAGGCAGCTAGCTAGTCACTttgaaattttaacttaaaatctcTGGTCCCTACCTTTTCCTTCAGATGGGAATGTTTTGCTGGTATCCTTGTTCTATTTTAGGAAAGATACATTAACTATGTATTAATTACCagataatttatttatgatactCTAAAAGAAGAATGTCCACTTTTGTCTTGTAGAAGAAACCTAAGATAgtccctttttattttaacttttattcctTCAGCTGAAAAACTGAGTAGTAAGGATGGAGAATGGGGTATCCAATATGGTTATATAGTACTTTCATCTttgatattttgcattttcttctattaggataaatagaaatttaaacaAGACCTGCCACAGAAAAAGACTTATTAATAgatctcttttcttcttatctctAGTTAGAAACAACTTTCAGAACTGTTCTAATTTGCAATAGTTTTATCATCATATTGACCTTTCTCAGGGCAGGGATGTAtaattgtcctttttctttttttgcacatccttctcactttttatttatatttctctgttcTTGCTcaatttcataaaaatctttctgGATTGTATCTTACAAGTGCCTTATTCATAGTTGTCttgataattaaattattttgtctacataaaatatcagacttttttttttttttgccccaaacCACATTACTTGTTgcttaaagaatgattttgaataaattaaaaccataagTTATATGGCTTTATTAATTCAGACCCTTTAATTTACAGTGAAAGGGTGTCCCGCCacatattgtaaaaacaaaccgGGCTTGCATAATTTTCTTTGGccttttccatcttttgaaaAGATCTGACCAGCTCATccagaatatttatatatttaggtaAAAGCCTAGTTCCCTACATTATGGATTTGTCTGAtcccaaattctttttaaatttgctttttgttGGTCATATTTCACTGATAGAGTGGTATACAGGGGATTTGGAATTAGGGGAACTGGGATTGAATCCACTTTGGCACCCAGTTATGTGTGGCATTGGACAAATATCTTGTCTATCTAGgcttaagtttcttcatctgaataatATGGGGCTTGGACTGAGTGACTGACTTTAAGGCTCCTTTCTgttttaaatttatcttatatGGAGTAAGCATTTCTTCTAAACCATTTTTTCTTTGGGGATATACCTCCCTCATCTTCATGCACCTTTCCATCTTCAGAGAGACCCCCAGTCTTCTACAGAATGCTAACGCTGGCATATTTCTGTGAATCGTATTTCCCTTAGACCGCGGGCTAATCCCCTATAGCAAATCCCAACGCTGGAATTTTGGTATCTCCTTTTATTCATTTCAAGCATTTATTGTGTACCTATTGTAGTTTAGAAAGACACAATTACACAGCATAGTTAGTTTTTGGTAGTTTTGGTCAAGatggtattttgtattttttccaaggATCAGATGTCCCCACCTAACAATTGTACGGAAAAATTAAGGGGAAAGTGTGGAGAAACTGTGATGCGGCCATCTTGAAAGAGGGCGATCACGGCAACGACGCAGGAAGAATCGTCTGTGTCGGGAGAGTGAAGTCACCGTGACGCCATCTGCATTAAGGGCATCAGTTGGCTTCCGGCCGCTCAAGTACCTCTGAGCAGTTCTCAGGGCCTCAGTCCAGCAATGATTCGCAGGCAACATCTGGTCCTTTCTCTTCCTCGGCCTAAGAGGTCCTCCCAGAACTCACACCCTGGCCTCGATCTTGACTCTCAAAGGCGGAGGCGTGAGCTCAGGAAGGGGTGGGGCGGAGGCGGGGCAGGGAGGCAGGTCAGGGAGGCAGGTCGAGGCGCATGCGCATATGCTTGCGCGCTCAGGGAGCTGGTACCCACTCCCGGGGAGAGCCTCAGACTTGGGAGGGCCCTCGCTCGTGCTGTCCTGCCCGGGGGAGGATGAGCGGGCCCGGGCCTGGGGCGCGGGGCCTTGTGAGCTTTGCAGATGTGGCCGTGTACTTTTCCCCGGAGGAGTGGGGACGGCTGCGCCCGGCGCAGAGGGCCCTCTACAGGGACGTGATGCGGGAGACCTACGACCACCTGGGCGCGCTGGGTGAGTGTACGAGCTGAATCCCCGAGCCCCTGGGCCGGCCGCGTCTGCATgcgggccgccgccgccgccactaCTCGTGATCTGCCACTGAATCTGGCCCCTTCTTAGATGCCTCCTATTTCCTCTCCAGGATTCCCAGGCCCCAAACCTGCCCTTATCTCCTGGATGGAACAAGAGACAGAGGCCTGGGGTCCGGCTGCACAGGACCCAGAGGAGTGCGGGCGAGAACTGAGAAGGGCTTGCAGAGGTAAGCGCCGCTGAAAATCATGTAGGGCACACTGAAAAATGAGACCCTGACATAACTTACTTGGGACAAATGGGAGCGATGTGTTAAAGACTTTTCAAGCCTGTGATACTGAAGAATTGCGGTACTCTAGGCAGAAATagggaagatggaaaaaagagatgATCTACTGAAGGGTAAGAGTTCAGATTTGGACCTCTTCTAAAATTGGTGTGTTAGCCTGTCTTAACATCCAGGAAAGTGGTCCCAGTGGGGACCAAGTGGGATGCAGGTCTTTCCCTTGATTGTATCTTTGGGGTCAGAGGGATTCACACCCTTCATAATAAGGCCACTCCGTCTCCAGAGCAGCAGTAAGCAGACCACAAGTCTGCGGAGTTA of the Sarcophilus harrisii chromosome 1, mSarHar1.11, whole genome shotgun sequence genome contains:
- the LOC116419535 gene encoding zinc finger protein 689-like isoform X2, which codes for MSEAGPGARGLVSFADVAVYFSPEEWGRLRPAQRALYRDVMRETYGHLGALGFPGPKPALICWMDEETEVWGPDARDPEEERERGAEHLGGTRNKPERWKIEGPGVQELDEAHLKNNLSGLPGLPHEQGDSSCTDCGKSLHKHSITALHQCNPNQKRSYMCPDCGRHFAYPYLLVSHQRMHSGERPYPCDQCEARFFQKKYLVQHQLIHTGEKPYTCPECGRCFRQRRSLVIHQRRTHTGEKPYSCPDCKRQFVYPYQLATHRRTHTGEKPYSCAECGCRFTYSSLLISHRRIHSDERPFPCPECGKRFKRKYALEAHQWIHRSGTEIWRSMPSARQSAAESSDQGSDVPT
- the LOC116419535 gene encoding zinc finger protein 785-like isoform X1; its protein translation is MSEAGPGARGLVSFADVAVYFSPEEWGRLRPAQRALYRDVMRETYGHLGALGFPGPKPALICWMDEETEVWGPDARDPEEERERGAEHLGGTRNKPERWKIEGPGVQELDEAHLKNNLSGLPGLPHEQGDSSCTDCGKSLHKHSITALHQCNPNQKRSYMCPDCGRHFAYPYLLVSHQRMHSGERPYPCDQCEARFFQKKYLVQHQLIHTGEKPYTCPECGRCFRQRRSLVIHQRRTHTGEKPYSCPDCKRQFVYPYQLATHRRTHTGEKPYSCAECGCRFTYSSLLISHRRIHSDERPFPCPECGKRFKRKYALEAHQWIHRSGTEIWRSMPSARQSAAESSDQGARDPPVHCRYYPDIFQECG